In Amaranthus tricolor cultivar Red isolate AtriRed21 chromosome 5, ASM2621246v1, whole genome shotgun sequence, a genomic segment contains:
- the LOC130813010 gene encoding high-affinity nitrate transporter 3.2-like → MAVRGLIIFAMIFSVMVTTCCGKVMFSHLANTLTVSTSPKGKVDLKAGVDSITITWGLNKNGSKVDTKSYKNIEVKLCYSKESQKDRPWRKTEEELDRDKTCQFSVVKKEYNVTTDSFTYKVKKDVPTAHYFVRVYVRDGPDGKQIAYGQTNGVDLNVTGISGRSSSIDIAASVFSTFSVVSLAFFFYLEKKKARKEEAK, encoded by the exons ATGGCGGTTCGTGGATTAATAATCTTTGCTATGATATTCTCAGTCATGGTGACTACTTGTTGTGGAAAAGTTATGTTTTCTCACCTTGCTAATACTCTCACAGTCTCCACATCTCCTAAAGGCAAAG TGGATCTAAAAGCGGGAGTTGactcaataacaataacatggGGACTGAACAAAAACGGAAGTAAAGTTGATACAAAGTCGTACAAGAACATAGAAGTCAAACTATGTTACTCAAAAGAAAGTCAAAAAGACAGGCCATGGAGGAAAACTGAAGAGGAATTAGACAGAGACAAAACATGCCAATTTTCAGTCGTTAAAAAAGAGTACAACGTTACAACTGACTCATTTACTTACAAGGTTAAAAAAGATGTTCCAACTGCTCATTACTTTGTTAGGGTTTATGTTCGTGATGGCCCTGATGGAAAACAGATTGCTTATGGACAAACCAACGGTGTGGATTTAAACGTTACTGGAATCAGTGGTCGTAGTTCTTCTATTGATATTGCTGCGTCtgttttctctactttctctgttgtttctcttgcttttttcttttatttggagAAGAAAAAGGCTAGGAAAGAAGAAGCTAAGtga
- the LOC130813011 gene encoding asparagine--tRNA ligase, cytoplasmic 2 isoform X1, whose protein sequence is MAFKEELSSANMETHQQEESTVKPHIPNSNYSKRVVLKTLLDREDGGLGLVGQKIVIGGWVKTAKEVRKNPPSSPESDNEPKPEAQTEQKDVTCSEILQNRMPIFRTFLKLFGVGHYQGQKEKELTAGIVQRVQQPVLSTVVLQITDGSCIASLQVLVESTLAPPGQIMLGGTCILVEGVIQKPETSGKHIIEIKAEKVLHLGVVKDQEKYPLSKKRLPLHSLRDWAHFRPRTTTVASITRIRHALTHATHNFFQQNGFLYVQVPVITTADSEGCTNKFHVTTLVSKPTHESSNAFDEVSGVSLASVKNALKEKTNKLDELRRTDSNREALLAAIQDLKKTNELASQLEAKEKKEKANSKTDQLDFMNDYFSCQAFLTVSGRLHLESYACALGNVYSFGPRFKAQTIHSTRHVSEMWMVEAEMAFSELEEAMGCATDLLKHICKWVLENCPNDMKFILKRVDQSIVPRLQTVVSSYFEKIPYCKAIDVLKQAKENKHDLNIEWGVPLTEEHERYMADEIYKKPVIIYDYPKEVKPFYVRQNDDGKTVAAFDIIVPKVGAVIRGSQNEERLKMLSTRIQELGLSSKQYEWYLDLRRHGTVKHGGFSLTFDLIVLLATGISDVRDVIPFPRSYGKLSN, encoded by the exons ATGGCTTTCAAAGAAGAACTTTCTTCTGCTAACATGGAAACCCATCAACAGGAAGAATCTACAGTTAAACCCCATATCCCGAATTCGAATTACTCCAAAAGGGTAGTTCTAAAAACTCTGTTAGATCGCGAAGATGGTGGATTGGGATTGGTAGGACAGAAAATTGTGATTGGTGGATGGGTTAAGACAGCTAAAGAGGTGAGGAAAAACCCACCTTCATCCCCTGAATCTGATAATGAACCTAAACCCGAAGCGCAAACCGAGCAGAAGGATGTGACTTGTAGTGAAATTTTGCAGAATCGGATGCCGATCTTTAGAACATTCTTGAAGCTTTTTGGGGTTGGACATTATCAAGGGCAGAAAGAGAAAGAATTAACGGCTGGGATAGTGCAAAGAGTTCAACAACCTGTACTTTCTACTGTGGTTTTGCAAATTACTGATGGGTCTTGTATTGCCAGTCTTCAG GTGTTGGTGGAATCAACTCTGGCTCCTCCAGGCCAAATCATGCTTGGTGGAACGTGCATTCTGGTGGAAGGTGTGATACAAAAACCTGAAACATCCGGAAAGCATATCATTGAGATTAAAGCAGAAAAAGTTCTACATCTTGGTGTAGTAAAAGATCAGGAAAAGTATCCCTTGTCCAAGAAAAGGCTCCCTTTACACAGTCTAAGAGATTGGGCGCATTTTCGTCCTAGGACAACCACC GTTGCATCGATCACAAGAATCCGTCATGCTTTAACACACGCGACTCACAACTTCTTCCAACAAAACGGCTTTCTATATGTTCAAGTTCCGGTAATTACAACAGCAGATTCTGAAGGATGTACTAACAAATTTCATGTTACAACACTTGTAAGCAAGCCAACACACGAATCATCAAATGCATTCGATGAAGTTAGTGGAGTTAGCCTTGCATCTGTTAAGAATGCTCTGAAGGAGAAGACTAATAAGTTAGACGAGCTAAGAAGAACAGATAGTAATAGAGAAGCATTACTTGCAGCTATTCAGGATCTTAAGAAAACAAATGAGCTTGCTTCACAATTAGAAGCTAAAGAGAAAAAAGAGAAGGCAAATTCTAAGACTGACCAATTAGATTTTATGAATGATTACTTTTCTTGCCAAGCCTTTTTAACAGTTTCAGGCCGGCTTCATCTTGAAAGTTATGCTTGTGCACTTGGTAATGTTTACTCTTTTGGGCCGCGATTTAAGGCTCAGACGATTCACTCTACTAGACATGTCTCTGAAATGTGGATGGTTGAAGCTGAAATGGCTTTTTCTGAACTAGAG GAAGCCATGGGTTGTGCTACTGATCTTTTAAAGCACATATGCAAATGGGTACTAGAAAATTGTCCTAATGATATGAAATTCATCCTAAAACGGGTGGATCAAAGCATCGTTCCTCGTCTTCAAACAGTGGTGTCAAGTTACTTCGAGAAGATTCCTTATTGCAAAGCCATTGATGTACTAAAACAGGCCAAAGAAAACAAGCATGACTTAAATATTGAATGGGGTGTTCCTCTTACTGAAGAACATGAAAG ATATATGGCTGATGAAATCTACAAAAAACCAGTAATCATTTATGATTATCCCAAGGAAGTTAAGCCCTTCTATGTTCGCCAAAATGATGATGGAAAAACAGTTGCTGCATTCGATATTATTGTTCCAAAG GTAGGAGCAGTGATCAGAGGAAGTCAGAACGAAGAACGTCTCAAGATGCTAAGCACCAG AATCCAAGAATTAGGTTTGTCAAGTAAGCAGTATGAGTGGTACTTGGATCTGCGTAGACATGGAACAGTCAAACATGGTGGATTTAGTCTGACATTCGACCTTATTGTCCTTTTGGCTACTGGAATTTCTGATGTACGGGATGTTATCCCATTTCCTAGAAGCTATGGGAAACTTAGTAACTAA
- the LOC130813011 gene encoding asparagine--tRNA ligase, cytoplasmic 2 isoform X2 produces MAFKEELSSANMETHQQEESTVKPHIPNSNYSKRVVLKTLLDREDGGLGLVGQKIVIGGWVKTAKENRMPIFRTFLKLFGVGHYQGQKEKELTAGIVQRVQQPVLSTVVLQITDGSCIASLQVLVESTLAPPGQIMLGGTCILVEGVIQKPETSGKHIIEIKAEKVLHLGVVKDQEKYPLSKKRLPLHSLRDWAHFRPRTTTVASITRIRHALTHATHNFFQQNGFLYVQVPVITTADSEGCTNKFHVTTLVSKPTHESSNAFDEVSGVSLASVKNALKEKTNKLDELRRTDSNREALLAAIQDLKKTNELASQLEAKEKKEKANSKTDQLDFMNDYFSCQAFLTVSGRLHLESYACALGNVYSFGPRFKAQTIHSTRHVSEMWMVEAEMAFSELEEAMGCATDLLKHICKWVLENCPNDMKFILKRVDQSIVPRLQTVVSSYFEKIPYCKAIDVLKQAKENKHDLNIEWGVPLTEEHERYMADEIYKKPVIIYDYPKEVKPFYVRQNDDGKTVAAFDIIVPKVGAVIRGSQNEERLKMLSTRIQELGLSSKQYEWYLDLRRHGTVKHGGFSLTFDLIVLLATGISDVRDVIPFPRSYGKLSN; encoded by the exons ATGGCTTTCAAAGAAGAACTTTCTTCTGCTAACATGGAAACCCATCAACAGGAAGAATCTACAGTTAAACCCCATATCCCGAATTCGAATTACTCCAAAAGGGTAGTTCTAAAAACTCTGTTAGATCGCGAAGATGGTGGATTGGGATTGGTAGGACAGAAAATTGTGATTGGTGGATGGGTTAAGACAGCTAAAGAG AATCGGATGCCGATCTTTAGAACATTCTTGAAGCTTTTTGGGGTTGGACATTATCAAGGGCAGAAAGAGAAAGAATTAACGGCTGGGATAGTGCAAAGAGTTCAACAACCTGTACTTTCTACTGTGGTTTTGCAAATTACTGATGGGTCTTGTATTGCCAGTCTTCAG GTGTTGGTGGAATCAACTCTGGCTCCTCCAGGCCAAATCATGCTTGGTGGAACGTGCATTCTGGTGGAAGGTGTGATACAAAAACCTGAAACATCCGGAAAGCATATCATTGAGATTAAAGCAGAAAAAGTTCTACATCTTGGTGTAGTAAAAGATCAGGAAAAGTATCCCTTGTCCAAGAAAAGGCTCCCTTTACACAGTCTAAGAGATTGGGCGCATTTTCGTCCTAGGACAACCACC GTTGCATCGATCACAAGAATCCGTCATGCTTTAACACACGCGACTCACAACTTCTTCCAACAAAACGGCTTTCTATATGTTCAAGTTCCGGTAATTACAACAGCAGATTCTGAAGGATGTACTAACAAATTTCATGTTACAACACTTGTAAGCAAGCCAACACACGAATCATCAAATGCATTCGATGAAGTTAGTGGAGTTAGCCTTGCATCTGTTAAGAATGCTCTGAAGGAGAAGACTAATAAGTTAGACGAGCTAAGAAGAACAGATAGTAATAGAGAAGCATTACTTGCAGCTATTCAGGATCTTAAGAAAACAAATGAGCTTGCTTCACAATTAGAAGCTAAAGAGAAAAAAGAGAAGGCAAATTCTAAGACTGACCAATTAGATTTTATGAATGATTACTTTTCTTGCCAAGCCTTTTTAACAGTTTCAGGCCGGCTTCATCTTGAAAGTTATGCTTGTGCACTTGGTAATGTTTACTCTTTTGGGCCGCGATTTAAGGCTCAGACGATTCACTCTACTAGACATGTCTCTGAAATGTGGATGGTTGAAGCTGAAATGGCTTTTTCTGAACTAGAG GAAGCCATGGGTTGTGCTACTGATCTTTTAAAGCACATATGCAAATGGGTACTAGAAAATTGTCCTAATGATATGAAATTCATCCTAAAACGGGTGGATCAAAGCATCGTTCCTCGTCTTCAAACAGTGGTGTCAAGTTACTTCGAGAAGATTCCTTATTGCAAAGCCATTGATGTACTAAAACAGGCCAAAGAAAACAAGCATGACTTAAATATTGAATGGGGTGTTCCTCTTACTGAAGAACATGAAAG ATATATGGCTGATGAAATCTACAAAAAACCAGTAATCATTTATGATTATCCCAAGGAAGTTAAGCCCTTCTATGTTCGCCAAAATGATGATGGAAAAACAGTTGCTGCATTCGATATTATTGTTCCAAAG GTAGGAGCAGTGATCAGAGGAAGTCAGAACGAAGAACGTCTCAAGATGCTAAGCACCAG AATCCAAGAATTAGGTTTGTCAAGTAAGCAGTATGAGTGGTACTTGGATCTGCGTAGACATGGAACAGTCAAACATGGTGGATTTAGTCTGACATTCGACCTTATTGTCCTTTTGGCTACTGGAATTTCTGATGTACGGGATGTTATCCCATTTCCTAGAAGCTATGGGAAACTTAGTAACTAA
- the LOC130813012 gene encoding cysteine-rich repeat secretory protein 55-like — protein sequence MRRNLGYFKVKIQVSKMSATSYPAPNHTSLITLYKHINLPKNSSKLQNTNNLIIHITMNQILHILVLLLVSVTYYSYADDPSGNYCNPNTVVSSSSKISSNIDHLLADILTKFQQGATFIMSSYGTNKDMIYGLAQCRGDLSSQNCLSCIQDAAQQVRDLCPTQSDARIWYDYCFLRYSQDKFYGQVDTSIGTLYKNTQNVTNPDSFNHELGNLFDKISEQATKPSNDGLGKDEKKLSDFDTLYGLVQCTRDLSPVNCRQCLAIAIQNFDDFCSNSKGCRVLYSSCYVRYELYPFFFPLDDQPPRNIGHTLRKSFNHH from the coding sequence atgagaCGAAATTTAGGAtattttaaggttaaaattcaAGTGTCAAAAATGTCTGCTACAAGTTACCCTGCGCCAAACCATACATCACTAATCACACTATATAAACATATCAATTTACCTAAAAATTCATCCAAACTACAAAACACAAATAACTTAATTATACACATAACCATGAACCAAATTCTCCATATACTTGTTTTACTTCTTGTATCAGTAACTTATTATTCCTATGCAGATGATCCTTCAGGAAACTACTGCAATCCAAACACAGTCGTAAGCAGTAGCAgcaaaatatcatcaaacataGACCACTTATTAGCTGATATTCTCACCAAATTTCAGCAGGGTGCAACCTTTATTATGTCCTCATATGGCACTAACAAAGACATGATTTACGGGTTAGCCCAATGTCGCGGTGATTTGAGCTCTCAGAATTGTTTGAGCTGCATCCAAGATGCAGCTCAACAAGTCCGAGACCTCTGCCCTACACAATCCGATGCTCGGATTTGGTATGATTATTGCTTCTTAAGGTATAGTCAAGATAAATTTTATGGTCAAGTGGATACATCAATTGGTACATTGtataaaaatacacaaaatgTTACAAATCCTGATAGTTTTAATCATGAATTGGGCAATTTGTTTGATAAGATTAGTGAACAGGCAACTAAGCCTTCTAATGATGGGTTAGGAAAAGATGAGAAGAAATTGTCTGATTTTGACACATTGTATGGGTTGGTTCAGTGCACAAGGGATTTATCTCCTGTGAATTGTAGGCAGTGTTTGGCTATTGCAATTCagaattttgatgatttttgtaGTAATAGTAAGGGATGTAGGGTGTTATATAGTAGTTGTTATGTTAGATATGAACTTTACCCATTTTTCTTTCCATTAGATGATCAACCACCAAGAAATATTGGCCATACTTTAAGGAAGTCTTTCAATCATCATTAA